In a genomic window of Xylophilus rhododendri:
- a CDS encoding thymidylate synthase: MPSTETSPRPVRTQYEDFVRHVLAHGVQKADRTGTGTTSVFGYQMRFDLNEGFPLVTTKKVHVRSIIQELLWFLTGSSSNNWLKERNVSIWDEWAGEDGELGPIYGVQWRSWPKPDGGHIDQIAQVIDTLKKNPDSRRIIVSAWNVADLDKMALMPCHAFFQFYVAPAQEAGGRGQLSCQLYQRSADIFLGVPFNIASYALLTHMVAQQCDLDVGEFIWTGGDCHIYANHREQVAEQLSRTPYAYPTLKIHRRPDSIFDYEFEDFAIEGYQSHAAIKAPVAV, translated from the coding sequence ATGCCCAGCACCGAAACCAGCCCCCGGCCCGTCCGCACCCAATACGAGGACTTCGTCCGCCACGTGCTCGCCCACGGCGTGCAGAAGGCCGACCGCACCGGCACCGGCACCACCAGCGTGTTCGGCTACCAGATGCGTTTCGACCTGAACGAAGGCTTTCCGCTGGTCACCACCAAGAAGGTGCATGTGCGCTCCATCATCCAGGAGCTGCTGTGGTTCCTCACCGGATCGTCCAGCAACAACTGGCTCAAGGAGCGCAACGTCAGCATCTGGGACGAATGGGCCGGCGAGGACGGCGAACTCGGCCCCATCTACGGCGTGCAGTGGCGCAGCTGGCCCAAGCCCGACGGCGGCCACATCGACCAGATCGCCCAGGTCATCGACACCCTCAAGAAAAACCCCGACTCGCGCCGCATCATCGTCAGCGCCTGGAACGTGGCCGACCTCGACAAGATGGCGCTCATGCCCTGCCACGCCTTCTTCCAGTTCTACGTGGCGCCCGCGCAGGAAGCCGGCGGCCGGGGCCAGCTCAGCTGCCAGCTCTACCAGCGCAGCGCGGACATCTTCCTGGGCGTGCCCTTCAACATCGCCAGCTATGCCCTGCTGACCCATATGGTGGCCCAGCAATGCGACCTGGACGTGGGCGAGTTCATCTGGACCGGCGGCGACTGCCACATCTACGCCAACCACCGGGAGCAGGTGGCCGAGCAGCTCTCGCGCACGCCTTACGCCTACCCGACGCTGAAGATCCACCGCCGGCCCGATTCGATCTTCGACTACGAGTTCGAGGACTTCGCCATCGAGGGCTACCAGAGCCACGCCGCCATCAAGGCACCCGTCGCCGTCTGA